One segment of Candidatus Methanoperedens sp. DNA contains the following:
- a CDS encoding acyl-CoA dehydrogenase, whose amino-acid sequence MFYTREQKNIIEMLFSNSDKGEYDLTEEYNHILGSIGDFVEKEILPDAVRIDEEKIFPGQNLEKIEKQGIMAIPFPQDYNGLGLPYPLYVAAIEILSKGCPNTALQVSVQGMVCEGIRLFGSEKQKNEFLKEKGLVKGKSLVAFALTEPCCGSDAKSIRTTATLSGNNYIINGTKTLITSPGEADHVLVFARTEKGICCFLVPRKTAGFNVVRVIPKLGFRGHRLSEVYLDNCEVSERNLIGEEGKGLEYAKQILNSGRLTIAAIAIGIAQAAYEKSISYSRERKVSGESISKFQLIQEKLADMATQINAARLLTYYAAHLKGNGKNFVSEASQAKLFSAEMALKVCDNAIQIHGGYGYTDEYDIHRHWRDARLLTIGEGTSDILRLLIAHLALKE is encoded by the coding sequence ATGTTTTATACAAGAGAACAAAAAAACATAATTGAAATGCTCTTTTCGAATTCGGATAAAGGGGAATATGATCTTACAGAGGAATATAATCATATACTTGGTTCAATAGGGGATTTCGTTGAAAAAGAAATACTGCCGGACGCTGTAAGAATTGATGAGGAAAAGATATTCCCAGGACAGAATCTGGAAAAGATAGAAAAACAGGGAATTATGGCTATCCCTTTCCCGCAGGACTATAACGGGCTTGGACTTCCTTATCCTCTGTATGTTGCAGCCATTGAGATTCTTTCAAAAGGCTGTCCTAATACAGCACTCCAGGTGTCTGTTCAGGGAATGGTTTGTGAAGGAATAAGATTATTTGGCAGTGAAAAACAGAAAAACGAGTTCCTTAAAGAAAAAGGTCTTGTAAAGGGAAAAAGCCTCGTAGCTTTTGCTCTCACAGAACCCTGCTGCGGTTCGGATGCAAAATCTATCCGGACAACAGCAACACTTTCAGGCAATAATTATATAATCAATGGAACAAAGACCCTCATTACAAGTCCGGGGGAAGCTGATCATGTTCTTGTTTTTGCACGGACTGAAAAAGGTATTTGTTGTTTTCTTGTTCCGCGAAAGACTGCGGGATTCAATGTAGTAAGAGTCATCCCAAAACTGGGATTCAGGGGGCACAGGTTATCGGAAGTATATCTTGATAACTGTGAAGTATCTGAAAGAAACCTTATCGGGGAAGAAGGGAAAGGACTTGAATATGCAAAGCAAATCCTTAATTCAGGGAGATTGACAATCGCGGCAATAGCTATAGGGATAGCCCAGGCTGCATATGAAAAATCAATCTCGTACAGCAGGGAAAGGAAAGTATCCGGGGAGAGTATTTCGAAATTCCAGCTAATACAGGAGAAACTGGCTGATATGGCAACACAGATTAATGCTGCCAGGCTTTTGACATATTATGCAGCCCATTTAAAGGGTAATGGAAAAAACTTTGTATCCGAAGCGTCCCAGGCCAAGCTTTTTTCCGCTGAAATGGCATTGAAAGTCTGCGATAACGCTATCCAGATACATGGTGGCTATGGGTACACGGACGAATATGATATCCACAGGCACTGGAGAGATGCAAGGCTGCTTACTATTGGTGAAGGCACATCCGATATATTGAGATTATTAATAGCCCATCTGGCTTTGAAAGAGTAG